The proteins below come from a single Pandoraea apista genomic window:
- the hrcA gene encoding heat-inducible transcriptional repressor HrcA → MLDQRAQALLKTLIERYIADGQPVGSRTLSRYSGLDLSSATIRNVMADLEALGFVSSPHTSAGRVPTPRAYRLFVDTMLTVRPLEKEAANLLASHVQNRLQPAGPQQLVASAAQVLSNLSQFAGVVLTPRRSQTFRQIEFLRLSDKRVLLIIVTPDGDVQNRIILTEKDYSPAQLVEAANYLNAHFGGHSFDDVRAYLRGELDALRSDMSALMQAAVQAGSDAMADNTRESVLISGERNLLGVEDLSSNMERLRRLFDVFESKTGLLQLLDVSSRAQGVQIFIGGESSLVPIEEMTVVTAPYEVDGEVVGTLGVIGPTRMAYERVIPIVDITAKLLSNALSQH, encoded by the coding sequence ATGCTAGATCAACGTGCGCAAGCTCTCCTCAAAACCCTGATCGAACGGTACATCGCCGATGGCCAACCGGTCGGTTCGCGCACGCTTTCCCGGTACTCGGGGCTCGACCTCTCCTCGGCGACGATCCGCAACGTGATGGCCGATCTCGAGGCACTCGGCTTTGTGTCCAGCCCCCATACGTCTGCCGGTCGCGTGCCTACCCCGCGTGCTTACCGTCTGTTCGTCGACACCATGCTGACGGTGCGTCCCCTTGAGAAAGAGGCCGCCAATCTTCTCGCGTCGCATGTGCAGAACCGGTTACAACCGGCAGGGCCGCAGCAACTCGTTGCCTCGGCGGCACAGGTGCTCTCGAACCTCTCGCAATTCGCGGGCGTGGTGCTCACCCCGCGTCGCAGCCAGACCTTCCGTCAAATCGAGTTCCTGCGGCTGTCGGACAAGCGAGTGTTACTCATCATCGTCACGCCCGACGGCGACGTGCAGAACCGCATCATCCTGACGGAAAAAGACTATTCACCGGCGCAACTGGTCGAAGCGGCGAACTATCTGAACGCCCATTTCGGCGGCCATAGCTTCGACGACGTACGTGCTTACTTGCGCGGTGAACTCGATGCCCTGCGCTCCGACATGAGCGCCTTGATGCAGGCCGCCGTTCAGGCAGGCAGCGACGCCATGGCCGACAACACACGCGAGAGCGTGCTGATTTCGGGCGAGCGGAACCTGCTGGGTGTGGAAGATCTGTCATCGAACATGGAACGCCTGCGCAGGTTGTTCGACGTGTTCGAGTCCAAGACCGGCCTTTTGCAACTGCTCGACGTGTCGAGTCGCGCGCAGGGCGTGCAGATCTTCATCGGCGGCGAATCGAGTCTCGTGCCGATCGAGGAGATGACGGTCGTGACGGCACCGTACGAAGTCGACGGCGAGGTTGTTGGCACACTGGGCGTGATCGGCCCGACACGCATGGCTTACGAGCGCGTGATTCCGATCGTCGACATCACGGCCAAGCTGCTTTCCAACGCGCTCAGCCAGCATTGA
- a CDS encoding DUF6600 domain-containing protein has translation MKSLISWRTMVRYLGVGLALGALGAVGLPALAQAQSADPPGRVARLNEFDGTVTYAPAGTGDWRYADRNRPLTTGDALWVDRNSRAEMHVGGTAVRMGASTSVALSAVTDQNVQLNVTQGTVGLRLRTYDPNQPYEIDTPNLAFVPQQAGEYRVDVDPNGVTTVSIWRGAATVYGQGASVPLQQGHRVAFVGQNLTQQPTSPLVADAFDQWVRQRDAREDASVSARYVPRDMTGFESLDDYGTWQETPNYGAVWVPSSVPSGWAPYRTGHWVWVDPWGWTWVDDAPWGFAPYHYGRWAYVDARWCWVPGPVAVRPVYAPALVGWVSGSSGGNQWGISFAAGGVGLAWFALGPHDPYRPAYRASSSYVTNINRSTVIQTTNITNINNVYVNRNVRGAVSTMPAQSFVQGRPVGAPVALAAPRAGQSWRVANTPGVAPVQQSVFGNSRPAAGAPPTGVFSRQVLATRAPAARAMPSRELTSQLHPVPNAGGAPLAFVQNAQQVQNTRPGASNSQGRVQPRVTVVSTHGPVGAPIGVNGATPARPAMGAAGAVGATPAHGALPPTGAVPPMHGAPGVPGQPGVPGVPGAPGRPGVPGEPGVPGEPGYGGRGVYQNRPGQTAPQAQPSGRGEQGAPSGVPHPPGVSAAGQPALRGEGQQAVPQPGHDAAQRDMQMRRPSPPETRNAPPAPQRGQPEDGEAARRPQQWQSHAQPQVPQAQPRPQPQVERPQPRPEPQAERQPMAPRPQPAQERPQTVPHPQPQEHSHPQTAPRENKPEGARAPSHEAEHPSAAHRPQKEDEHPHG, from the coding sequence ATGAAATCCCTGATTTCCTGGCGGACGATGGTCCGTTATCTCGGCGTCGGGCTTGCGCTCGGCGCGTTAGGCGCCGTGGGCTTACCCGCGCTGGCGCAGGCGCAAAGCGCCGATCCGCCGGGCCGGGTGGCCCGGTTGAACGAATTCGACGGCACCGTTACGTACGCACCCGCAGGCACTGGCGACTGGCGCTACGCCGACCGCAACCGGCCGCTGACCACCGGCGACGCCCTCTGGGTCGATCGCAACAGCCGCGCCGAGATGCATGTCGGCGGCACGGCGGTTCGCATGGGGGCGTCCACGAGTGTCGCGCTGTCTGCCGTGACCGATCAGAACGTGCAACTGAACGTAACGCAGGGCACCGTCGGCCTCCGGCTGCGAACCTACGATCCGAATCAGCCGTACGAGATCGATACGCCGAACCTGGCGTTCGTGCCGCAGCAGGCAGGGGAGTACCGTGTCGATGTCGATCCGAATGGCGTGACGACGGTCAGCATCTGGCGCGGCGCGGCCACCGTGTATGGGCAGGGCGCCTCGGTGCCGCTGCAACAGGGGCACCGCGTGGCGTTCGTCGGTCAGAATCTGACGCAGCAGCCAACGAGCCCGCTCGTGGCGGACGCATTTGACCAATGGGTACGCCAGCGCGACGCCCGCGAGGACGCCTCGGTGTCCGCCCGCTACGTGCCGCGCGACATGACCGGCTTTGAAAGTCTGGACGATTACGGTACGTGGCAGGAAACGCCGAACTACGGCGCCGTATGGGTGCCGTCGAGCGTGCCGTCGGGCTGGGCGCCGTATCGCACTGGCCACTGGGTCTGGGTCGATCCGTGGGGCTGGACGTGGGTTGACGACGCACCGTGGGGCTTCGCGCCTTATCACTATGGCCGGTGGGCCTATGTCGATGCGCGCTGGTGCTGGGTGCCGGGGCCGGTTGCCGTACGGCCGGTGTACGCACCGGCGTTGGTCGGCTGGGTGAGCGGCAGCAGTGGCGGCAATCAGTGGGGCATTTCGTTCGCGGCAGGCGGGGTGGGCCTCGCGTGGTTCGCGCTCGGCCCGCATGACCCGTATCGTCCGGCATATCGCGCCAGTTCGTCGTACGTCACGAACATCAATCGGTCGACGGTGATTCAGACGACCAACATCACCAACATCAACAATGTGTACGTGAATCGCAATGTGCGGGGCGCCGTATCGACGATGCCGGCACAGTCGTTCGTGCAAGGGCGTCCGGTGGGTGCGCCGGTGGCCTTGGCGGCGCCGCGCGCGGGGCAGTCGTGGCGAGTGGCGAATACGCCGGGTGTGGCGCCGGTGCAGCAGAGCGTGTTCGGCAATAGCCGTCCGGCGGCCGGGGCGCCGCCGACGGGTGTGTTCAGCCGGCAGGTGCTCGCAACGCGCGCACCCGCAGCCCGGGCTATGCCGTCGCGTGAGCTGACCAGTCAGTTGCACCCGGTGCCGAACGCCGGCGGCGCGCCGTTGGCTTTCGTTCAGAATGCGCAACAAGTCCAGAATACGCGGCCGGGAGCCTCGAACTCGCAGGGGCGCGTGCAGCCGCGTGTGACGGTCGTGAGTACACACGGACCGGTCGGTGCGCCGATTGGAGTGAATGGCGCAACGCCCGCACGGCCTGCGATGGGCGCGGCCGGTGCGGTGGGCGCTACCCCGGCGCACGGTGCGCTGCCGCCGACGGGCGCTGTGCCTCCGATGCATGGTGCGCCGGGCGTCCCCGGTCAGCCGGGGGTGCCAGGGGTTCCGGGAGCGCCGGGGCGGCCGGGCGTGCCGGGGGAACCCGGTGTGCCGGGTGAGCCGGGCTATGGCGGGCGTGGCGTTTATCAGAATCGTCCGGGGCAAACCGCGCCGCAAGCCCAACCGTCGGGGCGTGGCGAACAAGGGGCGCCGTCCGGTGTCCCGCATCCGCCGGGCGTGAGCGCGGCGGGGCAGCCCGCTTTGCGCGGCGAGGGGCAGCAGGCAGTGCCGCAGCCCGGGCACGACGCCGCACAGCGCGATATGCAGATGCGCCGCCCGTCGCCGCCGGAGACACGAAATGCGCCCCCGGCTCCGCAGCGTGGTCAGCCGGAAGACGGTGAAGCCGCCCGTCGGCCGCAGCAGTGGCAGTCCCACGCACAGCCTCAGGTGCCGCAAGCCCAGCCGCGCCCGCAACCGCAGGTCGAGCGTCCTCAGCCGCGCCCGGAGCCGCAGGCCGAGCGGCAGCCGATGGCGCCGAGACCTCAGCCCGCGCAAGAGCGCCCGCAGACGGTGCCCCATCCGCAACCGCAGGAGCATTCGCACCCGCAAACGGCGCCGCGGGAGAACAAACCGGAAGGCGCCCGCGCACCGTCGCACGAGGCGGAGCATCCGAGCGCAGCGCATCGCCCGCAGAAGGAAGACGAGCATCCGCACGGCTGA